ACGACTCGACACCAGATGTTGCATGTACGCTGACTGAAGAACAGGAGAAGGAACGGAGCGAGGAAGTTCGCTCGCGTCTCATCACCAGCTACGTCGGGTTCGACGAGTTCGAAAACGGTCTGAGGATTCGTTTCGACGGAACTGAGGAGTCGCTGCTAGCGGTCGCAGAATTCACGTCGGCTGAACTGAAGTGTTGTGCGTTCGCCGAGTACGCGATCTCGGTATCGCCGCCGTACGAGGAGACAGTTCTGACTATCACCGGCCCCGAAGGGACGAGACAGATATTCCGCGATGGTCTGGTTGACCGACTGGAGGTAGAAGCCTCATAGACGCAGTACCGAAAAACGGTTTAGCACGGTAGAAACTGACATAGTGACTCTATTCTGCGTTTCGTTAAGATAGCGATGGTCGAAAGAGCAACCGCCGGGAGAAGATTTAGCCACCCGACCAGCAATAGAGGGTCTGAAACAGTCGAATTCGGCTACCTGCTCTCCCTTTGCTCAACTTTGTTCAACTCGATCAACAGCCGAAAGACCGCCTTCACGAGGTTCGAGTCCACGTCGAATCGTTCCGCGTTCTCGCCCGCGCGTTCCATCACCTGCTCCTCTTGCGCCTCGTCGGTCGTGGCGAGCCCGCGCTCCCGTTTCACGCCGGCGATGGACTCCGCGACGTAGGTTCGCTGGGCGATGAGTTCCACGATCTCCCGGTCGATGCTCTCTATCTCCTCGCGGAGCGCGTCGAGGCTCACGTCCTCCGAGCGCCCGTCTGTTGCGTTCTCGTCAACCATGTGGTTCCCTCGTAGGTGTTCCAGATCTCCCGGACGGGATCGAGCGCCTCCCGGTCGCCGACGGCGACGAAGCTCGGCCCGGTTCCCGACAGCGAGACGCCCTCCGCGTGGGGCATCGCCGCCACGAGCGGGTCGGTCGGGAAGTCGAGCGCGGCGCAGAAGGCGAGGCCGTTCACGGTCATCGCCCGGCCGTAGTCGCCGGCCATCGCGAGGTCGGCGACGAGGTCGGCCATCGGGGCGACGCGCTCGCAGTTCGCCACGTCGGCGTCGGCGCTGAACGCCCGCTCGTCCGGCGTCCAGACGAGCACGTCCCACTCGACGACGTCGCGCTTCAGCACCTCGTCGCGCTCGTTGTCGGTGACGGTCAGGCCGCCGAGCATGGACGCGCTGGCGTCGTCGAACGCCCCGGTGACGGTGACGCCCGCCTCGCGAGCGGCGCGCACGCCGATCCGGGCTGCGTCCTCGCGGTCGACCGTCGCGTCGGGGTCGTCGGGGCCATCCGACGCGTCGCGGCCGTCGGCGTCGTCCGACGGTTCGACGCCGAGCGCGCCGAGGGTCGCGAGCACCGTCGCGTTGGCCGCGGCGCTCGAACTCTTCAGTCCGCCCGCCATCGGCACCTCGCTCTCCGTGCGGACGCGCCCGCCCTCTCCGTCGCCGAAGCGCTCGACGACGAGTTCGACGCACCGCTCGACGAGGCGGGTGTCGGCGTCCGGC
The Halomarina pelagica DNA segment above includes these coding regions:
- a CDS encoding chorismate mutase produces the protein MVDENATDGRSEDVSLDALREEIESIDREIVELIAQRTYVAESIAGVKRERGLATTDEAQEEQVMERAGENAERFDVDSNLVKAVFRLLIELNKVEQRESR
- a CDS encoding shikimate kinase; translation: MTGTGRATAPAAGTVLNALATGVGSAFAIDAHTTATVELDAGSDAVVGEIAGAPDADTRLVERCVELVVERFGDGEGGRVRTESEVPMAGGLKSSSAAANATVLATLGALGVEPSDDADGRDASDGPDDPDATVDREDAARIGVRAAREAGVTVTGAFDDASASMLGGLTVTDNERDEVLKRDVVEWDVLVWTPDERAFSADADVANCERVAPMADLVADLAMAGDYGRAMTVNGLAFCAALDFPTDPLVAAMPHAEGVSLSGTGPSFVAVGDREALDPVREIWNTYEGTTWLTRTQQTGARRT